In Hemicordylus capensis ecotype Gifberg chromosome 3, rHemCap1.1.pri, whole genome shotgun sequence, one DNA window encodes the following:
- the LOC128351116 gene encoding cytochrome P450 2J4-like isoform X2, which produces MAAAPPLETDGPGSIIFSNGHTWKQQRRFGLVTLRKLGLGKTGLEHRIKEEAQQLVETFAEAKGQPLDPSLPIKNSFSNVISVLTFGQRFSPEDEDFQNLLKSITFVLKFGGSVPHILYELLPWLMKHLPGPQKKVLSLLEEALSFAKKKIEKHKEHQALHDPQDFIDFYLLEMEKAKNDQNSTYNEENLAQCIIEFFVGGTDATGVTLLLALLLMATHPDIQEKVHQEMEDVFGSSSLIYYRDHKKLPYTNAVIHEIQRTRVLLLFGSPRQTTKDINMRGFHIPKGTIIIPDFFSALRDPEQWATPEEFNPNHFLDKDGLFMAREEFMAFGAGAHVCLAEHLARIELFIFFTSLLRAFTFQLPAGVKELNQESVREFTTHPKPYKLCAIPCCST; this is translated from the exons ATGGCTGCAGCACCACCCCTGGAGACTGATGGACCTGGCA GCATAATATTTTCAAATGGACACACCTGGAAGCAGCAGAGGCGTTTTGGACTAGTTACCCTGCGGAAACTTGGACTAGGGAAGACAGGCTTAGAGCACCGAATAAAAGAAGAGGCCCAACAGCTTGTGgagacttttgcagaagccaaag GGCAGCCTCTTGATCCTTCATTACCCATCAAAAATTCATTCTCCAATGTGATCAGTGTCTTGACTTTTGGACAGCGGTTCTCTCCTGAAGATGAAGACTTCCAAAATCTGCTGAAATCCATCACTTTTGTTCTAAAATTTGGAGGTAGTGTCCCTCATATT CTCTATGAACTGTTGCCATGGCTCATGAAACATCTTCCAGGACCTCAGAAGAAGGTATTGTCCTTACTGGAGGAGGCACTTTCatttgcaaagaagaagatagaaAAACATAAAGAGCATCAGGCACTGCATGATCCTCAGGATTTCATTGATTTCTATCTACTTGAGATGGAAAAA GCCAAGAATGACCAGAACTCTACCTACAATGAAGAAAACTTGGCTCAGTGCATTATTGAATTCTTTGTTGGAGGGACAGATGCAACTGGCGTTACTCTGCTTTTGGCACTGCTCCTCATGGCAACTCATCCAGATATCCAAG AGAAAGTCCACCAGGAGATGGAAGATGTGTTTGGTTCCTCTTCCTTAATCTACTATCGAGatcataagaaactgccatacacCAATGCAGTAATTCATGAGATCCAGCGTACCAGAGTTCTGCTCTTATTTGGGTCTCCTAGACAAACTACAAAGGATATCAATATGCGGGGTTTTCACATTCCAAAG GGGACCATTATTATTCCAGATTTCTTCTCTGCTCTTCGTGATCCTGAGCAATGGGCAACACCTGAAGAATTCAACCCAAATCATTTTCTGGACAAGGATGGACTGTTCATGGCTAGGGAAGAATTTATGGCATTTGGAGCAG GAGCTCATGTATGTTTGGCTGAGCATCTGGCACGGATCGAGCTCTTCATCTTCTTCACCAGCCTGCTGAGGGCATTCACCTTCCAGCTGCCAGCAGGAGTCAAAGAACTCAATCAAGAATCTGTAAGAGAGTTCACAACCCACCCCAAGCCTTATAAACTCTGTGCTATTCCCTGTTGTAGTACATAA